In the genome of Bacillus sp. S3, one region contains:
- a CDS encoding cbb3-type cytochrome c oxidase subunit I yields the protein MQTAKSHTLKDKAIKAMGISNEDAKLTKSYIFVAFMALLVGGILGLLQGLNRAGLLKLPSWINYYQVLTAHGLILVVVLTAFFTIGYFYAGMSHTLGGLLPKVRKMAWVGFGLKMVGFVLAVIPIIMGDASVMYTFYPPMAAAPMFYIGLALIVVGVWMCAFGAFINVADWRKKHKGQHVPILSYFATGVFILLFFGSVPVAVEVIVMIIPWSFGWVETINVMVARTLFWAFGHTLVNIWYLTAVSAWYVIVPKIIGGKRWSDTLTRVVIIALVVMNITGGFHHQIVDPGISPSVKFMHVFMSLAIGFPSLMTAWAMFAVFERTTRKQGGKGLIGWYKKMPWGDVRFLAPMIAMIAFIPAGAGGIAQSTNQLDQVVHNTMWIVGHFHLTLGMSVVMTFFGISYWLVPYISKRVLTPQINRLGVIQTWIWTIGMIFMSGAMHWVGLLGSPRRTSFTTYGDHATALSWNPYLMCLAVGGTLLIIGVLLQVYAVINMMFFAPKGETEFPIAEEEENATKTPFWTERWGMWIVIMLLVVAMAYVIPLSEFIVNAPPGSPPFKTW from the coding sequence ATGCAAACGGCAAAATCTCATACATTGAAAGATAAAGCGATTAAGGCGATGGGGATCAGCAATGAGGATGCAAAATTAACGAAATCATATATATTTGTCGCATTTATGGCCCTGCTTGTTGGCGGGATTTTAGGACTTTTGCAAGGACTAAACCGTGCCGGCCTGCTGAAATTGCCATCATGGATTAATTACTATCAGGTTCTTACTGCACATGGATTAATATTAGTTGTTGTATTAACTGCTTTCTTTACAATTGGATATTTTTATGCTGGAATGTCACACACACTAGGCGGTCTGCTTCCAAAAGTAAGAAAGATGGCCTGGGTTGGCTTTGGATTAAAGATGGTCGGATTTGTTTTAGCAGTCATCCCAATTATCATGGGTGATGCTTCTGTTATGTATACTTTCTATCCGCCAATGGCAGCTGCACCAATGTTCTATATTGGGTTAGCATTAATTGTCGTAGGTGTTTGGATGTGTGCGTTTGGCGCATTTATTAACGTCGCTGATTGGAGAAAGAAACATAAAGGACAGCATGTTCCGATCCTTTCTTACTTTGCGACTGGTGTATTTATATTATTATTTTTCGGTTCTGTACCAGTAGCGGTAGAAGTTATCGTAATGATTATTCCTTGGTCATTCGGCTGGGTTGAGACAATCAACGTAATGGTTGCTCGTACATTATTCTGGGCTTTTGGCCATACGTTAGTTAATATCTGGTATTTAACAGCTGTTTCAGCATGGTATGTTATTGTACCAAAAATTATCGGTGGCAAACGCTGGAGTGATACATTAACTCGTGTTGTCATTATTGCCTTAGTTGTCATGAATATTACAGGTGGATTCCATCACCAAATTGTTGACCCGGGAATTTCACCATCTGTTAAATTTATGCACGTATTTATGAGCTTAGCGATTGGCTTCCCTTCATTAATGACAGCGTGGGCAATGTTTGCTGTATTTGAACGGACTACAAGAAAACAAGGTGGAAAAGGACTTATTGGCTGGTATAAAAAAATGCCATGGGGCGATGTTCGTTTCTTAGCTCCAATGATTGCAATGATTGCCTTCATTCCTGCTGGTGCTGGCGGTATTGCGCAAAGCACAAACCAACTAGACCAAGTTGTTCACAATACCATGTGGATTGTTGGACACTTCCATTTAACGTTAGGTATGTCTGTTGTCATGACATTCTTCGGCATTAGTTATTGGTTAGTTCCATATATCTCAAAACGTGTTTTAACACCACAAATCAATCGTTTAGGTGTGATTCAAACATGGATTTGGACAATTGGCATGATCTTTATGTCAGGAGCAATGCACTGGGTAGGCTTATTAGGTTCACCACGTAGAACTTCATTTACAACTTACGGAGACCATGCAACTGCGTTAAGCTGGAATCCCTATTTAATGTGCTTAGCTGTGGGGGGAACATTATTAATTATCGGTGTGCTTCTTCAAGTGTATGCAGTCATCAATATGATGTTCTTCGCACCAAAAGGGGAAACAGAATTCCCAATAGCGGAAGAAGAGGAAAACGCAACAAAAACCCCATTTTGGACAGAGCGTTGGGGCATGTGGATTGTTATTATGCTATTGGTTGTTGCGATGGCATATGTTATCCCGTTATCAGAATTCATAGTGAATGCACCTCCAGGCTCACCGCCATTTAAAACATGGTGA
- a CDS encoding SCO family protein, whose product MIKDWHTTFACLLVILFGGTLFYFGTDGFQAFTAETARVNKLIDDKPQFPHVTLEDSKGRNYSISEFKGKYVFITFLYTSCMSVCPQLEMNMSKVYGKIPSKYIGEDIVFLSISFDPDRDDPATLEKYRTYFNSDGETWRMARIKNKAELDSLLKEFGVIVIPDDSGNFSHNSAFYLVDKDGTLMNVMDYKKMDEAANKLTGILERGAGE is encoded by the coding sequence ATGATCAAAGATTGGCATACTACCTTTGCATGTTTGCTTGTTATCTTATTCGGAGGTACGCTGTTCTATTTCGGAACCGATGGCTTCCAGGCCTTTACAGCAGAAACAGCGCGGGTCAATAAACTAATCGATGATAAGCCACAATTTCCTCATGTAACCTTAGAGGATAGCAAAGGGCGGAATTATTCCATTTCTGAATTTAAAGGCAAATATGTATTTATTACGTTTCTTTATACTTCTTGCATGTCCGTTTGCCCGCAATTGGAGATGAATATGTCAAAAGTTTATGGTAAGATACCAAGCAAATATATCGGCGAAGATATTGTCTTTTTAAGCATCAGCTTTGATCCTGACAGAGACGACCCGGCCACATTAGAAAAATACCGAACCTATTTTAACAGTGATGGTGAAACATGGCGGATGGCAAGAATTAAGAATAAAGCTGAATTGGATTCACTTTTAAAAGAGTTTGGCGTCATTGTCATCCCGGATGATAGTGGGAATTTTTCACATAATTCAGCGTTTTATTTAGTTGATAAAGATGGAACACTCATGAATGTGATGGATTATAAAAAAATGGATGAGGCTGCCAATAAACTGACAGGCATTCTTGAAAGGGGAGCGGGTGAGTAA
- a CDS encoding helix-turn-helix transcriptional regulator, which yields MLGERIREMRKRKKMTLEVLAGKELTKGMLSLIENNKAKPSMESLAYIAERLEVEIGDLLDEVSTQEIREILEKSEKLYNLESETDKYKQLIGLIEPYIDKLSQGYESARLLDLYSRSLYHEKVDGWRNFSSRSAQMYDEMNLTAKRANISIFWAMEKFTEHDYTESLTILLRERAEIEKSHVYIDPMTRVDLDYNEAILYFAVGDSDSATKVMESAIQFSKEHRIFYRINDLYRLAVAHALMSHDEERKDHYSTKLRQYGEFAEDMWSTLFHDLFQIMSLINEKQDYEMAIEKIDRYLADPKITEVYEIWFLLEKGKALYGLEHFNDALTYLEKVNVPSWAHHPYDLSLLYVADSYKALCQLELGNKDTAVQFAELAVKNYMPLTHTPYKDFANETYKRIRETIE from the coding sequence ATGTTGGGTGAACGAATACGTGAAATGAGGAAAAGGAAAAAAATGACGCTAGAGGTGCTAGCGGGTAAAGAGCTTACAAAGGGCATGCTAAGCCTCATAGAGAACAATAAGGCTAAGCCATCTATGGAAAGCTTAGCTTATATTGCTGAGCGCCTTGAAGTTGAAATTGGAGATCTTTTAGATGAGGTAAGTACACAAGAAATAAGGGAGATTCTTGAAAAATCGGAGAAGCTTTATAATCTGGAATCCGAAACGGATAAATATAAACAACTTATCGGCCTGATTGAACCCTATATTGATAAACTTAGTCAAGGATATGAGTCGGCACGATTATTAGATTTATATAGCCGCAGTCTTTATCATGAAAAAGTGGATGGATGGCGAAATTTTTCAAGTCGTTCCGCACAAATGTATGATGAAATGAATCTTACCGCTAAACGAGCAAACATCAGCATCTTCTGGGCTATGGAGAAATTTACCGAGCATGATTATACAGAATCATTAACTATTCTGCTGAGAGAACGTGCTGAAATTGAGAAAAGCCATGTCTATATTGATCCGATGACTCGAGTTGACCTCGACTATAATGAGGCAATCTTGTATTTTGCTGTCGGTGATTCTGACTCAGCCACAAAGGTTATGGAAAGTGCCATACAGTTTTCCAAAGAGCATCGAATATTTTATCGGATTAATGATCTATACAGGCTCGCTGTAGCACACGCACTGATGAGCCATGATGAGGAAAGGAAGGACCATTATTCCACAAAATTAAGGCAATATGGGGAATTTGCTGAGGACATGTGGTCTACGCTATTTCATGATCTTTTTCAGATCATGTCGCTTATTAATGAAAAGCAGGATTATGAAATGGCAATTGAAAAAATTGACCGGTATTTAGCTGATCCGAAAATAACGGAGGTTTATGAAATTTGGTTTCTTCTTGAAAAGGGAAAGGCATTGTATGGTCTCGAACATTTTAACGATGCCCTTACTTATCTCGAGAAAGTAAACGTTCCTTCCTGGGCCCATCACCCATATGATTTGTCACTACTTTATGTGGCTGATTCATATAAAGCCCTATGTCAGCTTGAACTTGGAAATAAGGATACGGCGGTGCAATTTGCTGAACTTGCGGTAAAAAATTATATGCCGCTCACACATACTCCATACAAAGATTTTGCCAATGAAACATACAAAAGAATCAGAGAAACGATAGAATAA
- a CDS encoding MFS transporter: MEERKKLKKATYHLWTFTISKLISSFGAQVYSFAVSFYILQLTGSATSFAANLICNILPRTLAAPFAGYIADKYSRKMIAITAQIATTAAIATLLVVTLTSGLSLTAIYTTSCILSLTSMFSGVAFTSSITGLVDKDRIQKAMSLNQMSISFAAVASPAVGGLLYGAVSMPVFLIMYIAASCLAVFLESTMNFNLFAHRKEEVEGEPKESMWQNMKAGISYLKLQPLLMTIIWISLLINFLFGAFEVGYSFILIEKMKMASQRFGFTQGAFAIGMLLLSIYFSIREEVKYPLLISKQAIIGMGVIMGAVAGPLLMNLSANSIFVYYLVIMFSLGALVITVNTPIMVMMQKQIDDDYKGRVFSILETMSMALMPLGMVLYGFLYDVFPAQWILLVSATLFVAVTLILARPSVVRKAHPELGRNKPLQKEVAS, encoded by the coding sequence ATGGAAGAACGTAAAAAGCTGAAAAAAGCGACGTATCATCTGTGGACGTTCACAATCAGTAAGCTCATTTCCTCTTTTGGGGCCCAGGTATATTCTTTTGCTGTCAGTTTTTATATTTTACAATTGACGGGGTCGGCAACAAGTTTTGCTGCGAACTTGATTTGTAATATATTGCCGCGAACCCTTGCAGCCCCTTTTGCCGGTTATATCGCGGATAAATATTCGCGAAAAATGATTGCAATCACGGCACAAATTGCTACGACCGCAGCTATCGCCACTCTGTTAGTGGTTACTTTAACATCAGGACTTTCTCTCACCGCTATCTATACTACTTCCTGCATATTATCTCTTACATCTATGTTTTCTGGAGTTGCGTTTACTTCATCCATCACTGGGCTTGTCGATAAAGATCGAATTCAAAAAGCGATGTCATTAAATCAAATGTCGATTTCCTTTGCAGCCGTTGCCAGTCCAGCTGTAGGAGGGCTTCTATATGGTGCGGTTTCCATGCCTGTTTTTTTAATCATGTATATCGCAGCTTCCTGTTTAGCTGTTTTCTTGGAATCAACCATGAATTTTAACTTGTTTGCCCACCGAAAAGAAGAGGTTGAAGGGGAACCGAAAGAATCCATGTGGCAAAATATGAAGGCTGGGATTTCCTATTTAAAACTGCAGCCGCTGCTTATGACAATTATCTGGATATCTCTGTTAATTAATTTTCTCTTTGGCGCATTTGAAGTTGGTTATTCGTTTATCTTGATTGAAAAAATGAAAATGGCTTCACAGCGTTTTGGGTTTACCCAAGGAGCATTTGCCATTGGTATGCTGCTGCTTTCAATTTATTTTTCGATTAGAGAGGAAGTAAAGTATCCGCTTCTGATCTCAAAACAGGCTATCATTGGAATGGGAGTCATCATGGGAGCAGTTGCCGGTCCGTTATTGATGAATTTATCTGCTAACTCTATTTTTGTTTATTATCTGGTGATCATGTTCAGTCTTGGAGCATTGGTTATCACCGTTAATACCCCCATAATGGTGATGATGCAAAAGCAAATTGACGATGACTATAAAGGCAGGGTTTTTTCGATACTTGAAACGATGTCAATGGCTTTGATGCCTTTAGGAATGGTGCTGTATGGATTCCTCTATGATGTTTTTCCTGCTCAATGGATTCTACTGGTATCTGCCACTTTGTTTGTTGCGGTGACACTAATTCTAGCAAGGCCCTCGGTTGTAAGGAAGGCTCATCCGGAGCTAGGCAGAAATAAGCCCCTTCAAAAGGAAGTAGCTTCGTGA
- a CDS encoding nitrous oxide-stimulated promoter family protein, giving the protein MKARLIEPNTGPNVQKEKEIVKEMIELYCRRNHHRDGLCKDCQELKTYALLRLSFCRFGEEKTACSNCKVHCYKLKYRQKMKVVMRYSGPWMMLYHPIYSVKHLLNR; this is encoded by the coding sequence ATGAAGGCACGATTAATAGAACCAAATACTGGCCCGAATGTCCAAAAGGAAAAAGAAATTGTCAAGGAAATGATCGAACTTTATTGCCGAAGGAATCATCATCGTGACGGACTTTGTAAAGACTGTCAGGAACTTAAAACCTATGCCTTATTAAGACTCTCATTCTGCCGTTTTGGCGAGGAGAAGACCGCCTGTTCTAACTGTAAAGTCCACTGTTATAAGCTAAAATACCGCCAAAAAATGAAGGTAGTAATGCGTTATTCAGGTCCTTGGATGATGCTGTATCATCCGATTTATTCCGTAAAGCATTTGTTAAATCGATAA
- a CDS encoding peptide MFS transporter, translating to MSNINRQKIVDSVPQTGFFGHPKGLFTLFFTEFWERFSYYGMRAILVFYMYYEVSKGGLGMDKTLALSIMSIYGSLVYMSGIIGGWLADRVFGTSKAVFYGGILIMFGHIVLAIPGSITMFFISMVLIVLGTGLLKPNVSSVVGELYSEQDNRRDAGFTIFVMGINMGAFISPLLVGAVMDYSFHIGFGIAAVGMFLGLVIFILTKKKNLGLAGTIVANPMSPAEKKKVFTIFGLSVVVIAIICAILIPQGLLTFKSFVNLVTILGVLIPTIYFVVMYRSPKTTAVERSRIIAYIPLFIASVMFWSIQEQGSTILANYADERTQLDFAGIHISPAWFQSLNPLFIIIFAPIFAWMWVKLGKRQPSIPQKFSFALFFAGISFLVILLPAYFGGPDAMVNPLWLVLSYLICVFGELSLSPVGLSATTKLAPAAFSAQTMSLWFLSNAAAQALNAQVVRFYTPETEMVYFGVIGGASIVLGIILLMLSPKIQGYMKGVR from the coding sequence ATGTCAAACATAAATAGGCAGAAAATTGTGGATAGTGTGCCGCAAACAGGATTTTTCGGACATCCTAAAGGACTATTTACTCTTTTCTTTACAGAATTTTGGGAGCGTTTCTCGTATTATGGAATGAGAGCAATCCTCGTTTTCTACATGTATTATGAGGTCTCCAAGGGCGGATTGGGGATGGACAAAACACTCGCACTTTCGATCATGTCCATTTACGGTTCCCTTGTTTATATGTCCGGTATCATCGGCGGCTGGTTAGCTGACCGAGTTTTCGGTACGTCGAAAGCCGTGTTTTATGGCGGCATATTGATTATGTTTGGCCACATTGTTCTAGCGATTCCTGGAAGTATAACCATGTTCTTCATTTCCATGGTATTAATTGTCCTTGGTACAGGATTACTTAAGCCAAACGTTTCGAGCGTTGTTGGAGAATTGTACAGTGAACAAGACAATCGTCGCGACGCTGGTTTTACCATTTTTGTTATGGGAATTAACATGGGGGCATTTATCTCTCCGCTACTTGTTGGAGCAGTAATGGACTATAGCTTCCACATTGGATTTGGTATTGCGGCTGTTGGTATGTTTTTGGGACTTGTCATCTTTATTTTAACAAAGAAGAAAAACCTTGGCCTTGCCGGAACAATTGTGGCCAACCCAATGTCACCAGCTGAAAAGAAAAAAGTCTTTACTATTTTTGGGTTAAGCGTTGTTGTTATTGCTATTATTTGTGCAATTTTAATTCCACAGGGACTTTTAACGTTTAAAAGTTTCGTAAATTTAGTTACAATTCTTGGTGTTTTGATTCCAACGATATATTTCGTTGTCATGTACCGCAGTCCTAAAACAACAGCTGTTGAACGTTCTCGTATTATAGCCTATATTCCGCTATTTATTGCATCAGTTATGTTTTGGTCGATTCAAGAACAAGGCTCAACCATTCTTGCCAATTACGCTGATGAACGCACACAATTAGACTTTGCTGGAATTCATATTTCGCCTGCGTGGTTCCAGTCATTAAACCCATTATTTATTATTATTTTTGCACCTATATTTGCATGGATGTGGGTAAAATTAGGGAAGCGTCAGCCATCGATTCCACAAAAGTTTTCTTTCGCTCTGTTTTTCGCCGGGATCTCATTCCTAGTCATTCTGCTGCCAGCTTACTTTGGCGGTCCAGATGCAATGGTGAATCCATTATGGCTAGTACTAAGCTATTTAATTTGTGTATTTGGTGAATTAAGCTTATCACCTGTAGGTTTATCCGCTACAACTAAGTTAGCGCCAGCTGCCTTCTCAGCACAAACGATGAGTTTATGGTTCTTATCAAATGCTGCAGCACAAGCACTAAACGCCCAAGTTGTTAGATTTTATACACCTGAAACCGAAATGGTTTACTTTGGTGTCATCGGTGGAGCTTCCATCGTACTAGGTATTATCCTTTTAATGCTCTCACCAAAAATTCAAGGATACATGAAAGGTGTAAGGTAA
- a CDS encoding GIY-YIG nuclease family protein, whose product MNLKEKVKNLPLTPGVYLMEDARGNIIYIGKAKNLKNRVRSYFQNSKTPSQKLKKLKANIADFTYILLDTEFEAFMLECKLIREKKPIFNRMMKNPQTYSYIRIQTDGNSPRFEMADRIEENSSLYFGPFTSKHRVEKAVEGIKEFFQISCSNPTSKNTPCLNYSLGLCIGICFRESAKVQYKMILNKIIDLLNGTDVSLLKEIKQRMTEASLKFDFETAAKYRDNLNAIHSLIYKEAVIEFTEANKNIAIIESLDDHIYKLFLIKGNKILFSEKYNTEKLNMEQIVNAAKTNVSIYFTADPVTPIEVSRDDIDEAQIIYSYLKSNNCHYLVIPDHWIGTNHITKMDNFLANTFRMTRTMQDTSVKSPRCNS is encoded by the coding sequence ATGAACCTAAAAGAAAAAGTAAAGAATCTTCCCTTAACACCTGGTGTTTATTTGATGGAAGATGCCCGGGGCAACATTATTTATATAGGGAAGGCAAAAAATCTTAAGAATCGGGTAAGGTCATACTTTCAAAATTCAAAAACACCTTCCCAAAAGCTAAAAAAGCTTAAAGCAAACATTGCCGATTTTACATACATCCTATTGGATACAGAATTTGAAGCCTTTATGCTAGAATGTAAATTGATAAGAGAAAAAAAGCCCATTTTTAATAGAATGATGAAAAACCCGCAGACCTACAGCTACATTAGGATTCAAACGGATGGAAATTCCCCTAGGTTTGAAATGGCCGATAGGATTGAAGAAAATAGTAGTTTGTACTTCGGCCCCTTTACAAGTAAACACAGGGTGGAAAAAGCAGTCGAGGGAATAAAAGAGTTCTTTCAAATCAGCTGCAGTAACCCAACGAGTAAGAATACCCCTTGTTTAAATTATTCCCTCGGCTTATGTATCGGAATATGCTTCAGGGAATCCGCCAAGGTACAGTATAAAATGATTTTGAACAAAATCATCGATTTACTTAACGGCACAGACGTAAGTCTTCTGAAAGAAATAAAACAACGTATGACCGAAGCATCCTTGAAATTTGACTTTGAAACTGCTGCAAAATACAGAGACAATTTAAATGCGATACACTCCCTTATCTATAAAGAAGCAGTGATTGAATTTACGGAAGCGAATAAAAATATTGCCATCATAGAATCCCTTGATGACCATATTTACAAACTCTTCCTTATAAAGGGGAACAAAATCCTATTTAGTGAAAAATATAATACAGAGAAACTAAACATGGAGCAGATTGTCAACGCAGCAAAAACAAACGTATCAATTTATTTTACTGCCGACCCGGTTACCCCAATTGAAGTTAGCAGGGATGATATCGATGAAGCGCAGATTATCTATAGCTATTTAAAAAGTAACAACTGTCATTATCTTGTTATTCCTGATCATTGGATTGGGACCAATCACATCACCAAAATGGACAATTTCCTTGCTAATACGTTTAGGATGACGCGAACCATGCAGGACACTTCTGTAAAAAGCCCTCGGTGCAATAGTTGA
- a CDS encoding DoxX family protein yields the protein MHTSLSTIKLIRYVVAYVFIISGLMKLISTELAQVFLNLGLPYPHILLNVVIILEIGCGILILGNKAVKNAVIPLIAIMIAALLLTKLPVLKTGVFQFAFNARLDIVMLALLVILYNRSLK from the coding sequence ATGCATACTTCTTTATCCACGATTAAACTGATTCGGTATGTGGTGGCGTATGTTTTTATAATATCTGGATTGATGAAATTAATCAGTACGGAGTTAGCTCAAGTATTTCTTAATTTAGGACTTCCCTATCCCCACATCTTGTTAAATGTAGTCATTATACTAGAGATAGGCTGCGGGATCTTAATTTTAGGAAATAAGGCGGTAAAAAATGCGGTGATTCCTCTAATCGCCATCATGATTGCTGCCCTTCTATTAACAAAGCTGCCAGTTCTAAAAACCGGCGTATTCCAATTTGCCTTCAACGCCAGATTAGACATCGTTATGTTGGCACTGCTTGTTATTTTATACAACCGATCACTGAAATAA
- a CDS encoding MerR family transcriptional regulator, with translation MEYTVQKLAQLAGVSTRTLRYYDEIDILKPARINSSGYRIYGLAEVDRLQQILFYRELGVSLDSIKEIVTSPSFDGAAALREHRVKLLEKKEQLELLIANVDKTIALTEGRINMSNKEKFEGFKRKMIDDNEKKYGKEIREKYGNGTVDASNKKVMNMTQEQHDEVTALAEQVTQTLAAAFKTGDPSGELAQKTANLHKQWLMYYWNQYSKEAHAGLAQMYVDDERFTAYYDKDQPGTAEFLRDAIHIFTGTKK, from the coding sequence ATGGAGTATACAGTGCAAAAGCTGGCACAGTTAGCAGGGGTCAGCACCAGGACACTTAGGTATTATGATGAGATTGATATTCTTAAGCCGGCAAGAATCAATTCGTCAGGATATCGGATTTATGGCCTGGCAGAGGTGGATCGCCTGCAGCAAATCCTATTTTACCGGGAGCTGGGTGTGAGTTTAGACAGCATAAAGGAGATTGTTACTTCCCCATCCTTTGATGGCGCTGCTGCACTAAGAGAGCATCGTGTAAAACTCCTCGAAAAAAAGGAGCAATTAGAGTTATTAATTGCCAATGTAGATAAAACCATTGCCTTAACAGAAGGGAGAATAAACATGTCTAATAAAGAGAAGTTTGAAGGCTTTAAGAGAAAAATGATTGACGATAACGAAAAAAAGTATGGCAAAGAAATTCGTGAAAAATACGGCAACGGTACAGTCGATGCATCCAATAAAAAGGTTATGAATATGACACAGGAGCAGCATGATGAGGTAACAGCATTAGCCGAACAAGTAACACAAACATTAGCCGCTGCTTTTAAAACTGGAGATCCATCGGGGGAGTTAGCTCAAAAGACCGCTAACCTGCATAAACAATGGCTTATGTATTATTGGAACCAATACAGCAAGGAAGCCCATGCGGGGCTTGCACAAATGTATGTCGATGATGAAAGATTTACAGCTTATTATGATAAAGACCAGCCTGGCACGGCAGAATTTTTAAGAGATGCGATTCATATTTTTACTGGGACAAAGAAATAA
- a CDS encoding ABC transporter ATP-binding protein: MNKEPILCIKDLKVTFQSGKKFVPAVDGISFELQEGEILGIVGESGSGKSVTSLAAMGLIPTPPGKIANGEITFEGKDLTNITEKEWRKIRGNQISMIFQEPMTSLNPLFTIGNQLMEAIRLHTSLSKSQAKLRSIELLKLVGIPRAEGILKEHPHQLSGGMRQRVMIAMAMACNPKVLIADEPTTALDVTIQAQILALMRDLNKKTNTSIILITHDLGVVAEICERVIVMYSGQIVEQGDVRKILKDPQHPYTKGLLKSVPDLRGKKDRLYSIPGTVPAPGTVLKGCRFAARCAEVFGPCHEQAPELAKTEKDGHEVRCFLHTLKEGSDKHVGVTS, from the coding sequence GTGAATAAAGAGCCGATTCTTTGTATAAAGGATTTAAAGGTAACGTTTCAATCGGGGAAGAAATTTGTGCCCGCGGTGGATGGCATCAGCTTTGAATTGCAAGAGGGAGAAATTCTTGGGATTGTCGGTGAATCCGGAAGCGGTAAAAGTGTCACATCTTTAGCTGCAATGGGACTGATTCCCACACCGCCAGGAAAAATTGCAAACGGTGAAATTACTTTTGAAGGAAAAGATCTGACAAATATCACTGAAAAGGAATGGCGAAAAATCCGCGGAAATCAGATTTCAATGATTTTCCAAGAGCCAATGACCTCATTGAACCCTTTGTTTACGATTGGAAATCAGCTTATGGAAGCCATCCGATTACATACCAGCCTATCAAAGTCACAAGCGAAGTTGCGCAGCATCGAATTATTAAAATTAGTAGGAATCCCGAGGGCAGAGGGGATTCTTAAAGAGCACCCCCACCAGTTGTCAGGCGGAATGAGGCAGCGGGTAATGATTGCAATGGCGATGGCTTGCAATCCGAAGGTGCTGATTGCGGATGAGCCAACAACGGCGCTTGATGTGACAATTCAGGCACAGATCCTTGCTTTAATGAGAGATTTAAACAAAAAAACAAATACGTCCATCATTCTGATTACACACGATTTAGGTGTTGTTGCGGAAATTTGTGAACGGGTGATTGTCATGTATTCAGGCCAAATTGTAGAACAGGGCGATGTCCGAAAAATCTTAAAGGATCCACAGCATCCGTATACAAAGGGACTTCTAAAGTCTGTGCCAGACCTGCGCGGAAAAAAAGATCGACTGTATAGTATCCCGGGAACAGTCCCTGCACCTGGAACGGTTTTAAAGGGCTGCCGGTTTGCGGCAAGATGTGCCGAGGTCTTTGGTCCATGCCATGAACAAGCCCCTGAGTTAGCTAAAACGGAAAAAGACGGACATGAAGTGCGCTGTTTCCTACATACATTGAAGGAGGGGAGTGACAAACATGTCGGAGTTACTTCTTGA